DNA sequence from the Paenibacillus physcomitrellae genome:
ATAGCCGGCGATCTCCAGCCACAGCGGATTCCGGGCCGGACCCTCGTCCATACCGGCCAGGTTTGGCATTTGGGCCGGCTCGGCCGGCATAGGCGGCGGTTCCTGAGGCGGCGCATCGGACTCCAGGAAGGAGAGCAGTGAACGAAGCCCGTCACGCAGCAGTAAAATAAGGCTGCCAAATCCTCTCCAGCCGCCGAGCACAGCTATGACCACAATGACTACCCACGTCAACGAACGGTTCACCGCAAGAATCCGGCGGAATAACGGAAGGTCCGTTTCCTGGGCGTGAGAAGCATAATAAACCCGCTCCCCGTTCCAGCGCAGCAGCAGCATAAACAAGACGAGCATTGCAATCACATACATTGAAGTTCGGTGAGGCTCCAGGACGGCGACCTGACCCGCCGTAATGTACATCACCAGAGCTGCGCCCAGACCGATCAGCGGCAGCCGAAGCGGTGCAGAGGCCAACCACTGCTTGCGGCCTGCAACGAGCCCGCGGACCGCAGCCGCAAGCAGAGCCGCCGCGGCCACCACAGCCGGGAGCCCGATGCCGAGAACAGCTGCGGGCAGCAGCAGCGCCGCGGCTATCAATAAGGACGTGCCCAGGCGCGAGCGGGCCATGCTGCCCTGCGCACGGGCTATACCGAGCAGCACAGCCGCGGCATGAGCAAGCCATAGCACAAGCAGGAACAACAGCGGAGACTGATGCACGGCATACGCCGTAAGCAGCACAATAAAGGGATACACCGCTCCGGCTTCCAGCAATGAGAAGCTCAGCGTTTTCCCGAGTCCGCTAAACCGGCGCTTGCGGGAGGCGGATAAAGGCGGCGCAGACTGGTCCGCCGGATTCCCCGGATGTGAGACTCCAGAGGCTGCCAGGGTTGCATGGATTTTTGAAGTTCCATGATTTTCTGGGATTGCATGGCTGTCTGGAGTTGCACGGTTTTCTTGGGTTGTATGGGCTGCAGGTTTTAACGGGTTCATACCGCCGCCTCCTTATCCCCGGGCCAGCCGGCAAGCGTGACCCGGTGTCCCTGCTGTTCCAGCAGCCGAATGCCTTCACGGACCGGCTCAGACACATGCGCGGTAACCAGCAGATAATCAAGGGCTGTCTCGTGTTCACGTCCGGCCTCCAGACGCAAATATTCGAAAAAGGACATCCGGATCTTCATCTCCGCCGCGGCCATTGCCTCCAGGATTTGCTCCAGCTGAGCCGCCCCGTAATCCGGTTCAAGCCGCAGCATCGCCTGGTTCTCCGGCCGGACCCAGGCGTTATGGCCAAAACCTGCGGCCATCCCCTGATGAATCAGCGATGCCGCGCAGGTACCCGCGTAAGAGAACGCCTCTTCAACAATCTCCGGCCGGGTCACCACATTCCACATGTGCTCGGACTCTTCGACATTCAGCAGGATCATCACCTGCGGATCGGCGGTAAAGCCGTTTTGATGGACCTGTAATTCCCCCGTGCGGGCCGTTGCCTTCCAGTGAATCCGGTTCATGGAATCCCCTGGGGCATAACTGCGAATGCCGGTGATCAGGAACGGATCTTGAACGATCCAGCGCCGCACGGCCAGCTCGCCCTGCCACGTCTTCCAGGAGGAAGGCAATTCGTCCTCTCCGAGCAGCGCCGGATAAACGACCAGACGTCTGCCGAGAACAATCTGCCGTGTCGGCGTGAACAAGGCAAACAAATCCCCTCCGGTCATCGTCGCGGAATCAATTCGGTAAATGCCCCGTCGGACGCACTGAATCTGGTGCGTACGTGTGATCCGGGTTCGGGGACGGATGGTGAACAAGCTGGTGTGGTTCTGATAAATATTCCCTTCACTGATTGTCATTTCACGGCTTCGTTTGAAGATCAGCGAAGAAGGCAGCATCGCTTCGAGGCGCAGCCAAGGAACGGGAAGGATTTTGCCGTTCTCGATGATCTCAACCATTTCGATCCGATCTCCTGTATAACAGGCCTCCGTACTGAAATGCCGCTCATAAGTCAGCTTTCTTAATGAACTTCTGCCCAAGATCAATCCCTGCAGCACCAGCGTCAGGCCGCAGGCCAACAGCAGCCACAGCAGCGCCATTATTTCACGCCGCTTTCCAGTCCGGTTTCGCTCGGAACCGCAACCTGTTCCATCACTTCAAGCAGAATACGACGGGCGGCCTCCTGCTGCGCTCCGTAGCGCTTCTTCAGCACAAGCCGGTGGGCACAAACCGGAATAAGCAGATGTTTAATGTCGTCCGGCAGCACATACTCTCTTCCCTTCAGCGCGGCAAAGGCTTGACTCGAACGAAGCAGAGCCTGGGTTCCGCGCGGGCTGATGCCCAGTGCCGCTTCGGCGTGGGTTCGGGTTGCTTCGGCTAACGCAACGATGTAGCCCATCAAATCCTCATTCACCTCAACCTGAGCGCACAAGCGCTGGGCCTCCAGCACCTCCTCGGCGGACGTAACCGGCTGGGCCCGATCCGGACTCAGGCCTGACACGCCGGCTGTTCGTTTCAAAATTTCCCGTGCTTCCGACGAAGAAGGATATCCCAATTTCATACGAATCATGAAACGATCCATCTGAGCCTCTGGGAGAGGAAACGTTCCTTGGTTGTCCACCGGGTTCTGCGTGGCCAGCACCATAAACGGCCTGCCCAGCTCCATGCTCTCCCCGTCAATGCTGACCTGCCGCTCTTCCATACATTCGAGGAGACTGGACTGCGTGCGGGGAGTCGCCCGGTTGATTTCATCGGCCAGAATAATGCTGGAGAACAGCGGACCCGGCCGGAATTGAAATTCGCCTTCTTTTTGATTATAGAAATGAATGCCCGTCAAATCCGAAGGCAATAAATCAGGCGTAAACTGAATCCGCTGAAAGCTCAGCGACAGGGAAGCCGCCAAACTTTTAGCCAGCATCGTTTTACCGGTTCCTGGCACATCCTCAAGCAGCACATGCCCGGATGCCAGAAGGGCCGTCAGCAGCAGCTCCACCTCATCTTCCTTCCCTACAATCACCTTGCCGATATTCTCTCTCAGTTTTGTCGTCAGCTCGCGAACGGGTTCCACGTTCATGTTTGTTCTACCATCCTTCCGGAAGCGATTGCCTGTTCCAACAATCTTATTTTTATGAAATTGAAGCGCTTGCAATAAAAAAGATAAGGTCCATTTGTTTTATTCTATCACCGCCCCCTTCCTATTTCACTACTCCACAAAAAATGAAGCGCTGGCAGAGGTGTTTTACCTCTGTATTTCTGCACTCATCCGGGAGCCCTGTCTCCTCTTCCCGTTCGATTCTCAAATTTTTTAATAAATATTTTAAAAGGTGATCAAACCGGAATTTAGGCTAAATCGTTTTCTCTAACATGAAAGTTAAAACTAGGAGGTTATAGACCATGGGGAAAATCAAAAATCTGCTGGCTGCGGCCGCACTCGGAACCACGCTTATACTGCCGGCCTTGTCTGCAGCGGCTGCAGACAGCACCAATACCGCCGGGGGAGCGGCCAGCGTTCAGCCCGCAGGCACTCATCTGATCACGGATGGCCAAACGGCGGCCCAGTTCAAGCTGCTGCTCGGCGACGGTCAAGGAGTGAATGGCGATTATTTAGCCAAAGACACGACGAGAATCCAGGCTGCAATCATTTCGCTGCGGCTGCAGGGCAAGCTGACTCAAGCCGAAGCGTTCAAGGGCAGCGCCAATTTTGCTGACGCCAAACTGGTGAACGCGGACAACCGCCAAATTCTTGCCTTTCTGCATGCCAATCCGCAATACGGCTGGAACGGCGTAACCGGCAATAGGTTCGATCCGCTGGCCAAAATCAGCTCCCAGCAGTTGTACAAAGTGCTGCTCGAAACGCTCGGCTTCAAAGCCGGCACCGATTTTAATTATAACGATACCGAAGCTTTTGCCGCAGGCAAAGGGTTGAATCAAATAGCAGGCGTGCCCGCTTTGACCAACGGCCATCTGGCAACCGCACTGGTTGAAGCCTTGTCCGCGAACACCCAGTCCGGCCAAACGCTGTTTGGATCGCTGCAGCAAAACGGTGTTATTGCCGCGACGGCCTCGCTGCCGGCCGGTGACCGTATCACGCTCCGCACCGATGCCAAGCTCGGCCGTTATTTGGCCGACAGTCAGGGACGTACTTTATATTTCTTCTCGAACGATGCCGGAAATCTGGATGCCTGTCAGGGACAATGCCTGGCTACCTGGCCGTTTCTGGACTCGGATCAGCTGCAGATTCCTGCCGGTCTAAATCCGTCCGATTTCACATTGGTTACTCATGCCAACGGCACCAAGCAATGGATGTATAAAGGCTGGCCGCTGTACCGATTCATTAAAGACAGCAAAGCCGGAGACGTGCTGGGGGAAGGCGTGAACGGCATCTGGACCGCAGCCAAACCAGATTATCGCCTTATGCTTGGAGCCAACGCCGAATTGGGCAAATATCTGACAGACAGCGAAGGCCGAACTTTATATTATTTGACACAAGATATGCCGCAAATGAGCGTATGCGACGGACCTTGCCTGGTGGCCTGGCCGGCGTTTGACGCTTCCGGAAGCCTGCCTTCTCTGCTTAAAGAGCAAGATTTCGGTTCGATCACCCGTCCCGACGGAAGCAAACAAGCGACCTTCAAAGGATACCCGCTTTATTACTTCATCAACGATAAGAATCATGGGAATACAACCGGTCAAAATGTGGAGAACGTCTGGTTTGTAGTGAATCCGGAGACTTTTACAGGCAGCATGGGAGACGGCATGGGAGCGGGGATGAATTCGGCGTCGGGAAACAAAGATGATTCCCAGCCGAATCAGCCAGCCGGGCAGCCTTCCCAGCAGTCTACAGCCAGCCAAACGGCCAAAACTTATACGGTGAATATCAAGGATTTCTCCTTCGGGGCTCCGCTGACCGTCGAAGCCGGCTCCAAGATTACCTT
Encoded proteins:
- a CDS encoding DUF4129 domain-containing protein, whose protein sequence is MNPLKPAAHTTQENRATPDSHAIPENHGTSKIHATLAASGVSHPGNPADQSAPPLSASRKRRFSGLGKTLSFSLLEAGAVYPFIVLLTAYAVHQSPLLFLLVLWLAHAAAVLLGIARAQGSMARSRLGTSLLIAAALLLPAAVLGIGLPAVVAAAALLAAAVRGLVAGRKQWLASAPLRLPLIGLGAALVMYITAGQVAVLEPHRTSMYVIAMLVLFMLLLRWNGERVYYASHAQETDLPLFRRILAVNRSLTWVVIVVIAVLGGWRGFGSLILLLRDGLRSLLSFLESDAPPQEPPPMPAEPAQMPNLAGMDEGPARNPLWLEIAGYVVLALIGLLVTALLGFGIYRLIRRWLPERIRRLLRSLAYRLGLLRSIRQMPAEAVDFVDEVERIDRLQTGSRGVRGFMRRRKGFGDEDGNDPRRAYESLIRRAVRKGYTFRPSRTPAENGSSMTSNLAWTERSPEDVQTIIERYNAVRYGRGKPEE
- a CDS encoding DUF58 domain-containing protein — encoded protein: MALLWLLLACGLTLVLQGLILGRSSLRKLTYERHFSTEACYTGDRIEMVEIIENGKILPVPWLRLEAMLPSSLIFKRSREMTISEGNIYQNHTSLFTIRPRTRITRTHQIQCVRRGIYRIDSATMTGGDLFALFTPTRQIVLGRRLVVYPALLGEDELPSSWKTWQGELAVRRWIVQDPFLITGIRSYAPGDSMNRIHWKATARTGELQVHQNGFTADPQVMILLNVEESEHMWNVVTRPEIVEEAFSYAGTCAASLIHQGMAAGFGHNAWVRPENQAMLRLEPDYGAAQLEQILEAMAAAEMKIRMSFFEYLRLEAGREHETALDYLLVTAHVSEPVREGIRLLEQQGHRVTLAGWPGDKEAAV
- a CDS encoding AAA family ATPase, coding for MNVEPVRELTTKLRENIGKVIVGKEDEVELLLTALLASGHVLLEDVPGTGKTMLAKSLAASLSLSFQRIQFTPDLLPSDLTGIHFYNQKEGEFQFRPGPLFSSIILADEINRATPRTQSSLLECMEERQVSIDGESMELGRPFMVLATQNPVDNQGTFPLPEAQMDRFMIRMKLGYPSSSEAREILKRTAGVSGLSPDRAQPVTSAEEVLEAQRLCAQVEVNEDLMGYIVALAEATRTHAEAALGISPRGTQALLRSSQAFAALKGREYVLPDDIKHLLIPVCAHRLVLKKRYGAQQEAARRILLEVMEQVAVPSETGLESGVK
- a CDS encoding cupredoxin domain-containing protein, whose translation is MGKIKNLLAAAALGTTLILPALSAAAADSTNTAGGAASVQPAGTHLITDGQTAAQFKLLLGDGQGVNGDYLAKDTTRIQAAIISLRLQGKLTQAEAFKGSANFADAKLVNADNRQILAFLHANPQYGWNGVTGNRFDPLAKISSQQLYKVLLETLGFKAGTDFNYNDTEAFAAGKGLNQIAGVPALTNGHLATALVEALSANTQSGQTLFGSLQQNGVIAATASLPAGDRITLRTDAKLGRYLADSQGRTLYFFSNDAGNLDACQGQCLATWPFLDSDQLQIPAGLNPSDFTLVTHANGTKQWMYKGWPLYRFIKDSKAGDVLGEGVNGIWTAAKPDYRLMLGANAELGKYLTDSEGRTLYYLTQDMPQMSVCDGPCLVAWPAFDASGSLPSLLKEQDFGSITRPDGSKQATFKGYPLYYFINDKNHGNTTGQNVENVWFVVNPETFTGSMGDGMGAGMNSASGNKDDSQPNQPAGQPSQQSTASQTAKTYTVNIKDFSFGAPLTVEAGSKITFTNLDDMEHSAAADNGSFATPLLASGESYTITLDKPGTYSYHCQVHPSMTGTIIVQ